One stretch of Rhinolophus ferrumequinum isolate MPI-CBG mRhiFer1 chromosome 5, mRhiFer1_v1.p, whole genome shotgun sequence DNA includes these proteins:
- the LOC117022341 gene encoding LOW QUALITY PROTEIN: KAT8 regulatory NSL complex subunit 2-like (The sequence of the model RefSeq protein was modified relative to this genomic sequence to represent the inferred CDS: deleted 1 base in 1 codon), whose translation MNRIRIHVLPTNRGRITPVTRSQEPLSCSFTHRPCSQPRLEGQEFSIKHILEDKNAPFKQCSYISTKNGKRCPSAAPKPEKKDGVSFCAEHARRNALALHAQMKKTGPGPVGETLLCQLSSYAKTELGSQTPESSCSEASRILDEDSWSDGEQEPITVDQTWRGDPDSEADSIDSDQEDPLKHAGVTYTAEEVALIMREKLIRLQSLYIGQFKRLQHLLKEKKRRYLHNRKVEHEALGSSLLTGPEGLLAKEQENLKRLKCLRRYRQRYGVEALLHRQLKERRMLATDGAAQQAQTTRSSQKCLAFVDDVRCSNQSLPMTRHCLTHICQDTNQVLFKCCQGSEEVPCNKAVPVNLSEDPCCPLHFQLPPQMYKPEQDLDVVGDGTQCPPSPLLFDPSLTLEDHSVKDIAEGTVDILGQMQMAGDGCRSQGSRNSEKGSAALPPSGMATAYGKPEPTSIS comes from the exons ATGAACAGGATTCGGATCCACGTCTTGCCGACCAATCGGGGTAGGATTACCCCAGTGACCAGGTCTCAGGAGCCCCTCTCTTGTTCATTTACTCATCGCCCATGCTCGCAACCTCGTCTGGAGGGGCAGGAATTTAGCATTAAACATATTCTTGAAGATAAGAATGCACCCTTCAAGCAGTGTAGTTATATATCGACgaagaatgggaaaagatgtcCCAGTGCTGCCCCAAAGCCGGAGAAGAAAGATGGGGTGTCCTTCTGTGCTGAACATGCCCGTAGGAATGCCCTGGCACTTCATGCTCAAATGAAGAAGACTGGTCCAGGCCCTGTGGGTGAAACACTCTTGTGCCAGCTGAGCTCATATGCTAAGACAGAGCTGGGGTCTCAGACTCCAGAAAGTAGTTGCAGTGAAGCCAGCCGAATTCTGGATGAAGACAGCTGGAGTGATGGGGAGCAGGAACCCATTACTGTGGATCAGACATGGAGAGGTGACCCTGACAGTGAAGCTGATAGCATAGACAGTGATCAAGAAGATCCCCTAAAACATGCTGGTGTC ACCTACACAGCTGAAGAAGTGGCCCTGATTATGCGTGAGAAACTAATTCGTTTACAGTCTTTGTACATTGGTCAGTTTAAACGACTTCAGCATCTGCTCAAAGAGAAAAAGCGACGTTACTTACATAATCGCAAAGTGGAACATGAAGCTCTAGGTAGTAGTCTCCTGACTGGCCCAGAGGGACTTTTGGCCAAAGAACAAGAGAACCTAAAGCGTCTAAAATGTCTTCGGCGGTATCGTCAGCGCTATGGAGTGGAAGCCTTACTGCACAGGCAGCTGAAGGAACGCAGAATGCTGGCCACGGATGGTGCCGCCCAGCAGGCACAAACCACTCGTTCCAGTCAGAAGTGCTTGGCTTTTGTGGATGATGTTCGTTGTTCTAATCAGTCTCTCCCAATGACCAGACACTGCCTTACCCATATTTGTCAGGACACGAATCAGGTTCTCTTCAAATGCTGCCAGGGGTCTGAAGAGGTGCCCTGCAACAAAGCAGTTCCTGTAAACCTCTCTGAGGATCCCTGCTGCCCACTGCATTTCCAGTTGCCTCCTCAGATGTATAAGCCCGAGCAGGACTTGGATGTCGTGGGTGATGGTACACAATGCCCTCCTTCACCCTTGCTTTTTGATCCTTCACTGACCCTTGAAGATCATTCAGTCAAAGACATTGCTGAAGGCACAGTGGATATTTTGGGCCAGATGCAGATGGCCGGAGATGGATGCAGATCACAGGGATCTCGAAATTCTGAGAAAGGCTCTGCAGCATTGCCTCCGAGTGGAATGGCTACTGCATATGGGAAGCCAGAACCCACTTCTATCAGTTAA